The stretch of DNA tttacattttattttctatagGTCACGTTAGGgaatttgtacattttagaTGGTTATTTTGGCCTGCACACTAGTTACAAACAAGCTCTTAATAAGTGGGCAAATAAGAACTACTGAACTCTGAGAATTATAAAAGTAGCATTTACTATTTGTGTTATGTTGATTGTTCTTTGAAAATATGTGAGCTGCTTTATGCTTTATGGGCAGTAAccttaaaatatttatcatgTCTGAACCCTAGAACTATGGAGATTTGtgaaaaagaaataattaaatacaaattaaaaagtcaaatgcacacaaacatatacatacCCATAGGATCATGGACTGAAGTTCTGTCACGATTACTGAAGAAATAATAATCATGGGCAGAAATGTAACTGTGTCGTCCtcgtcctcttcctcttccaaCTGCAGAGGAAGCAGAATGTAAATCATGTGATTTTTGCTTTGAAATGACTACTGAACAAACACAGCTGAAACAGTATTCTATATACTGGGCTGTAAAATAAATTCAATTAAAGTATATCTGAAGAACTACAGTGTAATGAAACTGACTTCACAACCTGACTCTAACATACCACCAAAATCACCAAATCTTATTTGAACATCTTGAAATGTCTTGAattgtgtttctctttctcaggCATCGGCTCAGAGCATGATGTTCCAATTATGATGATGTGTTATCTCTCTCTTTAGCGTTTTAATTTCAAGTGTGAGTGGATTCTACTCTCATTGAGACCTTATACAGTGAAAATTACAGAGAAACGAATGTTACTCCTTGAGCAAGACGCTATGTGAAACGAGGTTTGttcccttctcctataaagttactattctgaagacatgtttttatttggatagcgacaatatataaaattaataaactaGGAAAGATTAATATTCAACAGttgtggtatgtgtgtgtgtgtgtgtttggggtgttCAGTCTCTGATAGTTAAGGATTTTGACTTTTTGGGGACTTTAGTTTAGCATTATTTCTACTGGTGAGTATTTATTTCCTGAACAAGAGACTTTTTTATACCcttctctatgtctctctgGATGAGTGGGTCTGCAGCATGtcacaaatataaatgtatcaTGCATCTGACAGAAAACCTGTAAACTTACAATATGGTAGGAATCCTAAatgaaacaaataagaaaagTTAATGATGACAGAATAATGAACTCGGCCGTTGGGGTCTAGGCATTGTAATTAAACATCTGGGGGTTAGGGTTATTTTCAAGAGATTCCATTTCAAGGGGGTAATTTTGCCTCTCTTTTCTTGGCACACACCACTCCTGGCCTGATGGAAGCATCTCTGGCGATAAACACACTGACAACAGGGCTGTATCTGAAAACACTCTGGTTTCAGGAGCTGCTTTTATCGAAGTGTGAGGCTGAGACAGTGAAATGTCTTTAAATGCTTCTTTAAAGGCTGTATTTGACGGACATGTTTTGGATGGAACTAGAGGGCCTTCGCAAGGTCGCCCCAAAGGTGTTTAAAACATTGTGCCATCATATTAATACATTACTAACATGTTTTAGATTGTTGTGCCGTAACGCTGCTCTCCTGCATGTGTCCGTGGCGTTTTCACCAGTTGTGAAAaagtataaacagtgttcagggagattaaaggaacagtaagtagtatttttaccttaaaattccagcttcaaaatcaatatgtgacctgtaataaggagactAGAACCTCTGTCTTgttgctctgggctcagcactgcagactatacactatgtaacttctagaGGAAGGtagttttttgtatttattttaaagtttactTTCGAATGTGATTTGTACGGGTGACCTGCCTTTTAAGTCATTCTTTGAGAGCAGACAGAgcagatatttatattttattttctatagGTCACGTTAGGgaatttgtacattttagaTGGTTATTTTGGCCTGCACACTAGTTACAAACAAGCTCTTAATAAGTGGGCAAATAAGAACTACTGAACTCTGAGAATTATAAAAGTAGCATTTACTATTTGTGTTATGTTGATTGTTCTTTGAAAATATGTGAGCTGCTTTATGCTTTATGGGCAGTAAccttaaaatatttatcatgTCTGAACCCTAGAACTATGGAGATTTGtgaaaaagaaataattaaatacaaattaaaaagtcaattgcatacacacacacacacaaacacacacacatacgatCGGAATTTCTGTGAGGTGCAGAGAAGTAAAATCCAGAATATTCATAATAATCTTCTTCAcgtcctcttcctcttccaaCTGCAGAGGAAGCAGAATGTAAATCAtgtgatttttgttttgaaatgactACTGAACAAACACAGCTGAAACATTATTCTATATACTGGGCTGTAAAATAAATTCAATTAAAGTACATCTGAAGACCTACAGTGTAATGAAACTGACTTCACAACCTCACACCACCAAAATCACAAAATCTTATTTGAACATCTTGAAATGTCTTGAattgtgtttctctttctcaggCATCGGCTCAGAGCATGATGTTCCAATTATGATGATGTGTTATCTCTCTCTTTAGAGTGTAAGAGGATTCTACTCTCATTGCAACCTTATACAGTGAAAATTACAGTTAAAAGAATATTGCCCCTGAAACAAAACACTATGTGAAACAGTGCAAAATGAGGTTTatttccttctcctttaaattactattttgaagaaatttttttatttggatagcgacaatatataaaattaataaggTAGGAAGGATTAATATTCAACAGATgtggtatgtgtttgtgtgtttggggtgttCAGTCTCTGATAATTAAGGAGTCTGACTATTTGGGGACTTTCCTGGGGTTTTAGTGGATTATTTCTACAGGTGAGTCTTTATTTCCTGAACAAGAGACTTTTTTTATACCcttctctatgtctctctgGATGAGTGTCTGAAGCATGTCACAAAAGTATATTTATCATGCACTTGAAAGAAAAATTGTGAACTTACAGAGCAGTAGGTAtcctaaataaaacaaattagaaAAGTTAGTGATGACAGAATAATGACCTTTCCGTGGCTGTTGGGGTCTAATTAAACGTGTGGTTCCTgtaagaaaaagcagaaaacactcactcagttctGAAGTTCCTGTGTTCATAGCTGCCATAAACctgcactatgtacattttgtgaatttggagacctctctggtggaaaAGTGTAATTGCATACCACATGAACATGCTGTAATGTGTGTCGTGCTTCATACGCTTCCCTTACTGGATGAATCTGAAGAGAACCCATTTAGGATCTGAGACTCCGAGGATGAAATGAATGATCagtcattatcatcatcttcctcaGCTTTACATTGATCTTGTGTTTGAGACTCTCTCTAATCCTCTCTAATCTAGAGCAGGGTTTTTTAAACCCAGGGTCACATCCCTTGGTTGGAGACCCTTTAGATTCAGACACACCCACAGTTCTTCTGCATTGTCCTGGTCTGGATTTAGCAGGACAACAGATGGAGAAGGAAAGTGTAATCTCTCATTTCGCTCTTCACTGGTTCTGATGCTTATATGTTAACTTTTATGAGCCCATGTGGACTACTTGCCTGATGGTAGCCGGAGCTTTTGTTTGACAGGCTTTTGTTCTTGTTCCTTGGGTTTGTGGGCGACCTGAGTGCTCTCTCCTTGAGGCTTAGTGACCACCATTGAAGTCAGCGGAGTCACAAATTTgtatttgagagagagacacaggacTTCTTTCCTGGCTGCTTCTTTCTCCAGCCCATGAAGTGTCACCCTGAAACACAGCTAACAGTGCTTAGACTGAATCATGTTTACagacacgcatgcacacacacacacacacacacacacacacacacacacacacacagtacagaaggatgtcacccactcactctttctccagcagctgtttgactgtGAGATGAGCCCAGAGTCTCTCCATGATGTTTTCATGTTGTGGTGAAACGTCTACAAAATCTTTAGTGAGGATTGCGTCCTGGTAGCTCACGTTACCATTTCTCTACACAGAGGAGAGGACAACAAAAGGAGAACTTCACTCTGAAATGCTTTAATAAAACACATTGTCAAACAGCATCAGGTTCTGAGTTACCTGTTTATTAGGTACAACACCTACACTAGCCTGCATAACCAAATAGATGCCCCTTATAATGAGTGGATTCAGATACTTTAAAGTCCACTCACAGCATGAAAAAGGTATAGGAtgttctagagcagctgcaaatgagtcTGGTGTCACACCGCCCAGTGCCAAGCATGAGCaaatgtgaatttaaaaaaCTGATGTTAAGTGTTACTTGTGTTGTGGAAGCAGTGTCAAAACTTTTTACCTAAACCAAGCTTAGCCTTACCGAGATGGCGATGACGGTTGTTTGTAAAGAGTCGAGGCTGTTGTCTGTGATTTGTCCGGCTACTACGATCTCTGAGCCGTTGTAGTAGTGTCTGAAAGTGGTCTGGGTGAGATTTCCAACTCCAATGTAGTTCAGTTGAATGTTAGTTAACAGCGGGGTGGCCACTTCCTCATAGAAGCCCTACAGAGCATGAAAATTGTGATGAAACTCTGAACAGCTGCAGTAATGATGTAgatttaatccagaaacactacctgcagcTGTAGATCAGCATCTGAATCCTCATAGATCCGAACAGCATGTCCACTGTTTTCCAGAGCCATCTTTTGCAGGAATTCAAAGTTAACGTCAAATCCGAACCCCAGGCAGTACAGAGGAAACTTCCCTCCGATGGCCTTTTTCACATTGGCCTGAATCTTTATCGGATCACTTTCACCTGTCAGACAAACAGAGGGTCAATAAATAGTCACTTTAACAGAGACTTATTTGTATGTGCTTATTTGtgagtgtgggtgtttgtgtgtgtgtgtgtgtgtgtttaagcacCTTTAACACGTGCACAGTAACCCAAATGTCCATAACATTTGTACCAATCTTTACCTTTCCCATTAGCACCCTCGTACAAAGTCTGAGTATAGTCAAAATAAGTAGATGTGTCAACAGAGCAGGGAATGCTCAGGAAATCATGTTTTATCTTCTAAAGATACACCTAAAGAACGTTTCCAGCTgctgttacaaatctgacagaAGATCTCCAACCGTGCAGTGCGTGTGTGAAAGGACAACTCCAGAAAATGTCCAGATCTAGTTCTCTAGATTTTTTCTGGAGTTCATACCTGAAAACAACATAAGACTGCTTTGCCTGTATTAGGAGCTCCATCTGTCAGCAGGATGAGGATGGAGGCAGATCCTTCTTGTTGATGTCTGTTGATCATCTCCACTCCCTTTATCACTGCATCATTGATGTTTGTGGCTGAAGGACAGAGAACACATTAGATAATGTCTGAAAACCCctactctctgtctcttttaaaGGTCTTATTCTATATTGCCTGCTGTATATTTTTGTTCTAGTAACTCACATCCGCCATGTGTAATCTTTCTCACAAAGTCCTTGGCCTTCTGCAGGTTCCCCTCTGAGGCAGAGAGCAGTTCAGGATTCCAGACGTCTATGTGTGAGTCAAAGGTGACCAGCCCAAAGTGATCATCCTCAGAAATATCTCCCAGGATCTTCAGCAGTGCTTCACGAGTCTGAAATGAAAAGAAGTCATCAGGAAGTCTGTACACTGAAATGACTGTATATCAGGGGTCCCCAATTACATTTCCTCAAGGGCCACATCCAACCAACATCGCAAAGTCAAGGGCCTGTGTATAATTCTCATACTATTTTATACAGTACGGGACAAGAAATTTTATTACGGatatcatattattattaaagtgattattattattattaagtataTGTAAATAGATAGGTCTAACTAACTacagttatttgtttttattcagtattCAATGAGAGAAGTGACAGCAGTGGGTTGAAACAATTGAGACCTCTTAAGAGACCTGAAATTGGGGCAATGCTCATTGATtaatttgctttttttctttttggaacCAGTAGCGTTAAGCCCCAGTCACACTGGGTTTTTGCATTTCACTTAGGTtgtttctcaatacaaagtACTTCAAGTTCAAACTGCCATACTTGGTTGTACAAACTTGGTGAGGTCAACTCGCGAGTACAAAGTTCTGAGGATGGGAAGACACTGTAACGTAGTTCTGTAATTGGAACGTCAATGTACTTGATGAGTCACCGTCTCTGTGGCAGGAAAAAGCCATCACGCTTATGGCAAgccattttaataaaattatgcAACTGGATTTACATTACATATATCTGTTATTCATTTATGACTAGACACAATTCTAAATTAAGATATCTCTAATTATATACTGACTAGGCGAAATAACAATTTGAGAtatctttaattacattttggcTAGTGTaaatgatgtcaaatttacCATTGAATTCAGTGGAAGCTCCAGTACAAGATATCTGAAATTAATTACTGACTGTCTTAAACTTTCATTTCAAATATCTTCAATTAAATTATGACTAGTCAAAATGTAAAATAGAGATATCTTGCCTTTTGTTCTGATTCATTGTCATAATTCCTATTAAAAGTATCTTAAATTCCCTCCTTATTGAAGatatcttaaatatattttaagatatCTGTAACTAAATTGGGACTGCATgttggcgctgcaggtagtgttgcagtcacacagttctaggatcctggggttgtgggtttgagtcccgctccggtgACTGTTTGAATATAAGATGTCTAAGgtgtataataattaatatgtaTGTGAAGATGATTtggcttttaattttttttttcatataaagaATTCAATTTACACGTGCAAATTCAATTGTCAGAAATATGGCAAGATGTTTtagcttttaataatttattcttAATATCAAGTATTCAATTTGCACATGTGAAGATTCAATTGTTACTAGTAAATAAGttatttttactagtaagaTTTCATTTGTCACTAGTGAAAATAAAATTTCTGATGTCAggtatataatatatactagTAAAAATTAAATCCTTGATATCAGAAATAAAAATTTCactagtaaaaataaaatttctgATATCAAATATTGAATGTGTACGAGTAAAAATTTTATTTCTAATATCAAGAGTTAAATTTTTACCAATAAAAATGTTTcccccattaaaatgaatggggAAACTCTAGAATTATCACTGGTAAGGATTACATATTTAATAGTAGAAATTTCATTGTTGATATCagaaattacattttcactAGTGACAATTGAAATCTTAAAGTAAAGATTTAGATTCTTACTAGTAAACAGATTTTTACTGAAAATAATAGTTGAAATTTCACATGTGTAAATTGAATTCTTGTTATCaagaaaaaatgatttaaagctAAAATGGCTTGCCATAAACTCAGGATGTATGACTCATCAGATGACAAATATCTTAAAAGACattttgactagtcaaaatataattgtatatatCTTAAATTACCcctcctggatcagggccttgtggTGGAAGGGCTTCATGACCTCCAGGTCTatgtcgggagctgttagctcccagtagggtctcccatggctaACAGGtttggagtgaagatccagacaaacatgatccaagaagcatccctatgagtacAACAGCTAAAGATAAGTGTACCCTGGCTGGGAGCAggtaccgggacctacccctggagccaggcctggggttAGTGTCCGACGGCAAGCACAtggtggccgggcagcccaTGTAATCTGGCTGGGCTCAGCCcaaaatggcagagtgggaggatcatgtgggtCAACCACCctcaagatccagagtaggggtgcggtgcaatacccatcgggcacagagtgGGGGCAAAGGTGCATCATGGAACTTGTCAATGGAAACTGGTTGTTGATACGTGGAATGTAACTTCATTGGGGGGAAAGAGCCCGAACTGGTGTGTGatgttgagagataccagctagatatagttgggctcacctctacacacagtgtgggctctggaaccaaactcctcaataGGGGTTGGTTTCTCtcttactcaggagttgcacagggtgagaggcaccGGACGGGTGTGGGGATAATCACAAGTCCCTGGCTGGTGGCTGTACAGggggagtttgtcccagtaaaccaGAGGGTCGCCTtaatgcggctccggcttgcagacAGGAAAACTTTtgactattgtgtgtgtgtatgcaccgaacagcagctcagagtatttgGCCTTCTTGGAAATAATGAGTGGAGTGCTAgagaggattccatgcactgacacTTTTGTTtcgctgggggacttcaatgctcacattGGCagtgactgggaaacctggagagaaGTGACTGGGAGGAACGGCctgcctgatctgaacccgagcagtgtgatgttgttggacttttGTGCTGGTCATGGTTTATCCATaacaaacaccatgttcgaacataaggttgctcataagtgtacttgctaccagagcaccctgggccaaaggtcaatgatcaaCTTTGTGgtcgtgtcttctgacctgaggccatatgttttggaaactcaggtaaagagaggggctgagctgtcaactaatcaccatctggtggtgagttggatccgatggcagGGAAAGCTGCCAGACAGACCTGGTGaacccaaacgtatagtgagggtgtgctgggaaaagctggcagatgactctgtcggGATGGATTTTTTCTCTTATGTTCTGTAGGAGGGgcaacacatattcacacactcacacctatggacacttattTGAGTCGCCAGTACACctttcaatgtgtgtttttggatcgcaggaggaaacccatgcggacatggggagaacattaTACAAACCATGCTTTTTCAATAATAACAAAACTGCtcttcaaatgtatttttatctGTACAAAATACATAAACTTATACCATACAAAAGCTAAACATAAAACATTGCGAATCACATCTTTACCAGCGGTAAATATGATTCATCTGTGATTCATAAGCAATTTCTATGTGGAAAAAAGTGGTATTTCACAGTTCCTGACATTATTAGAATGCAGCATTTGACCAACAGTAAACGCTAGATTGGAGTTCACCTGCTGAATCTTCCTTCCCGACATGGAGCCACTTCGGTCGATTACAAACACCACGTTTTTCGGGATGCGCTGAATGTCTGTGGGCGCAAAGTAGTGAACGAAATAACCTTCTGATGCCTGacaggagagagaaggagaggtaGACGACAGGGGGTTAAATTCTACACTACCTGTTTATTTCAGCCTTTTTCTAAATTTGATCATTGTGTACACCTCCCCTCCAGTTTGTAGGGGAATGGACAAATGCAGCAAACTTTCAGATAATTAATATTCATCATCAGTTCCACTCTGTAAAGTGCAGTACCTTCAGTTCTCCACTGGGGACTTGTCTAGTAACGTCATACATTATGATCAAGTCTCCGTTC from Hoplias malabaricus isolate fHopMal1 chromosome 5, fHopMal1.hap1, whole genome shotgun sequence encodes:
- the LOC136697542 gene encoding inter-alpha-trypsin inhibitor heavy chain H3-like isoform X1; protein product: MDRGALSLTLFGFCFIFISGAPTTKDQSIDIYSFHINSTVTSRYAVTVITSRVANRLNESKEVHFQVQIPKHAFISRFRMTMEGKTYDGVVKEKEEAQQQYSQAVSRGESAGIISSVGRTLEEFKTSVTVAAFSKVTFELTYEELLKRQHGKYQLLINAQPMQTMADFKIDVYILENPSISFLEVNGGLNTKELANAVTITRSDKEAWVSFYPTREQQTNCDSCGENGLNGDLIIMYDVTRQVPSGELKASEGYFVHYFAPTDIQRIPKNVVFVIDRSGSMSGRKIQQTREALLKILGDISEDDHFGLVTFDSHIDVWNPELLSASEGNLQKAKDFVRKITHGGSTNINDAVIKGVEMINRHQQEGSASILILLTDGAPNTGESDPIKIQANVKKAIGGKFPLYCLGFGFDVNFEFLQKMALENSGHAVRIYEDSDADLQLQGFYEEVATPLLTNIQLNYIGVGNLTQTTFRHYYNGSEIVVAGQITDNSLDSLQTTVIAISRNGNVSYQDAILTKDFVDVSPQHENIMERLWAHLTVKQLLEKEVTLHGLEKEAARKEVLCLSLKYKFVTPLTSMVVTKPQGESTQVAHKPKEQEQKPVKQKLRLPSGTTRLIRPQQPRKVGRGRGREEDYYEYSGFYFSAPHRNSDLGRGRGRGRHSYISAHDYYFFSNRDRTSVHDPMEVKPTIKVPPPVEGVRVLISHHAQQKPLCYDLPPSSSLELLKDPSSDFIMNGSLSTKGFKLIDFHYKTNHYLRITSDAIEYSDGLSKSSFLWGSANYEKDSVSLIIRANEVDIAMGSIRVVILQHKKDGEVFLWPDVKQQPNNPDTQGILGAARLKYEELQGSVIKIKDKEKKATWSKATDYRRSSAPELGCWLVPFQFIHAKAVAS
- the LOC136697542 gene encoding inter-alpha-trypsin inhibitor heavy chain H3-like isoform X2, which codes for MDRGALSLTLFGFCFIFISGAPTTKDQSIDIYSFHINSTVTSRYAVTVITSRVANRLNESKEVHFQVQIPKHAFISRFRMTMEGKTYDGVVKEKEEAQQQYSQAVSRGESAGIISSVGRTLEEFKTSVTVAAFSKVTFELTYEELLKRQHGKYQLLINAQPMQTMADFKIDVYILENPSISFLEVNGGLNTKELANAVTITRSDKEAWVSFYPTREQQTNCDSCGENGLNGDLIIMYDVTRQVPSGELKASEGYFVHYFAPTDIQRIPKNVVFVIDRSGSMSGRKIQQTREALLKILGDISEDDHFGLVTFDSHIDVWNPELLSASEGNLQKAKDFVRKITHGGSTNINDAVIKGVEMINRHQQEGSASILILLTDGAPNTGESDPIKIQANVKKAIGGKFPLYCLGFGFDVNFEFLQKMALENSGHAVRIYEDSDADLQLQGFYEEVATPLLTNIQLNYIGVGNLTQTTFRHYYNGSEIVVAGQITDNSLDSLQTTVIAISRNGNVSYQDAILTKDFVDVSPQHENIMERLWAHLTVKQLLEKEVTLHGLEKEAARKEVLCLSLKYKFVTPLTSMVVTKPQGESTQVAHKPKEQEQKPVKQKLRLPSGTTRLIRPQQPRKVGRGRGREEDYYEYSGFYFSAPHRNSDLGRGRGRGRHSYISAHDYYFFSNRDRTSVHDPMVEGVRVLISHHAQQKPLCYDLPPSSSLELLKDPSSDFIMNGSLSTKGFKLIDFHYKTNHYLRITSDAIEYSDGLSKSSFLWGSANYEKDSVSLIIRANEVDIAMGSIRVVILQHKKDGEVFLWPDVKQQPNNPDTQGILGAARLKYEELQGSVIKIKDKEKKATWSKATDYRRSSAPELGCWLVPFQFIHAKAVAS